The Raphanus sativus cultivar WK10039 chromosome 2, ASM80110v3, whole genome shotgun sequence genome includes a region encoding these proteins:
- the LOC130494600 gene encoding uncharacterized protein LOC130494600 — protein sequence MFLFSTIRIGQSTLASNDLNEIVLRANPLQPKVVDVLMGHIRSQFTLNTPVDQSNQPLFFDTQFVADLTKMFPKFSKLSKKDTFRFSTNITERFTSNPQAERFYFPFNLDKLHWVGVCVDSASWSIVVMDCNIALRNDNLMSRELSPIADMFPFLLKLCRKQLVHKDGRALSIVRPRSILQNPCLADSAVSAVLLIQAHAVAGVDVCQCITPDVIGSEVERLSVMFYEATVGML from the exons atgttctTGTTCAGTACAATCCGCATTGGTCAGTCAACATTAGCCAGCAATGACCTAAACGAGATCGTTCTTAGAGCTAACCCGCTGCAACCAAAG GTTGTTGACGTTCTCATGGGCCACATCAGATCTCAGTTCACACTCAACACACCCGTAGACCAGTCTAACCAACCTCTCTTCTTCGACACCCAGTTTGTCGCAGACCTCACAAAAATGTTCCCCAAGTTTTCTAAGTTGTCCAAGAAAGATACATTCCGTTTTTCCACCAACATAACAGAGCGATTCACCAGTAATCCACAGGCAGAGCGTTTCTATTTTCCTTTCAATCTCGACAAGCTACACTGGGTCGGTGTCTGCGTTGACTCTGCAAGCTGGTCTATTGTTGTGATGGACTGCAACATTGCACTCAGGAATGACAACTTGATGTCGAGAGAGCTTAGCCCCATCGCCGATATGTTTCCGTTCCTTCTGAAACTATGCCGTAAGCAGCTTGTCCACAAAGACGGGAGAGCATTGTCCATTGTAAGACCTCGTAGCATTCTGCAAAACCCATGTCTTGCTGACTCTGCTGTCTCAGCAGTGcttctcatccaagctcacgcAGTTGCCGGTGTCGACGTTTGCCAATGTATCACCCCTGATGTCATTGGTAGTGAAGTTGAGAGGCTTTCAGTTATGTTCTACGAAGCAACAGTTGGAATGCTGTAA
- the LOC108832931 gene encoding uncharacterized protein LOC108832931 has translation MEGEDDSPSPLTLPPRIFAVGSEPVGVRVTPYHKPHAIRQILNALNPDEVDTIRSSPFGKLVEIADKPSFSGRFGRFIISRQLKVDKKHEAWFIFSGKPVRFSLREFAYVTGLNCGKLPKHQKKNSEKFLSEKPYWGELFGTMKDVPVTSVLKMLKKGRSRTETFTSNMLYWLFYLLLSFDMLMTSIKERNEVSLSQNTIALKGFVLSLQLVMVEAIPALTEVDNDGSSSGSEGDGGEDDDIADEDKNVQVRFVIVEEKEHFHDSPEYSWSDDEDVSVVDNLLTLVDQKYPFKNSSFVGGATTLDVIKMREEAKSEATNRKKVKPKQTKHTATSEVIDFESVAAVVKEKMSGDFSRIERQITTLRETFIIFQKNVLDQFQLLLRKLEDSNKRSEAPSSPQPGTCSNGNADVQHAEISRQPCHPVGTSTPSFENDIISEAIRFADQSTNVSVGVPNVGVPSEAETPSAVDEATIFPNQTTEDKVDSQVLNGEPVNQKMVHTEPEISLIMDAVFVTDDIADHLPPSKNATTAADNVSFETSPLFNMIGCFQYVLFFFLRCRH, from the exons ATGGAAGGAGAAGATGATTCACCTTCGCCGCTTACCCTACCCCCAAGAATATTCGCGGTTGGGAGTGAACCGGTTGGAGTTAGAGTCACTCCTTATCACAAACCACATGCAATTCGGCAAATTCTGAACGCTCTAAACCCCGATGAAGTGGATACTATCAGAAGCTCACCCTTCGGAAAGCTCGTTGAAATCGCGGACAAACCATCTTTTTCTGGTCGATTTGGTCGTTTCATCATCTCCCGGCAGCTTAAAGTCGACAAGAAACACGAAGCTTGGTTCATTTTCTCCGGCAAACCTGTAAGATTCTCACTCCGAGAATTTGCCTACGTCACCGGGCTGAATTGCGGCAAGCTTcccaaacaccaaaaaaaaaattcagagaaATTTCTTTCGGAAAAACCTTACTGGGGTGAGTTGTTCGGCACCATGAAAGACGTCCCAGTGACCTCAGTGCTGAAAATGCTCAAAAAAGGACGGTCACGGACAGAGACATTCACATCAAATATGCTCTACTGGCTCTTCTATCTGCT GCTGTCTTTTGATATGCTCATGACTAGTATCAAAGAGAGGAATGAGGTCTCTCTCTCCCAAAACACCATTGCCTTGAAAGGATTTGTGCTTTCACTGCAACTTGTAATGGTTGAAGCCATACCCGCTCTAACAGAGGTCGATAACGACGGCTCTTCTTCTGGCTCTGAAGGCGACGGTGGTGAGGATGATGACATAGCAGATGAAGACAAAAAC GTCCAAGTTCGGTTCGTTATAGTGGAAGAGAAAGAACACTTTCATGATTCCCCTGAATACTCATGGTCAGACGATGAAGATGTTTCCGTCGTGGACAATTTGTTGACTCTTGTTGACCAGAAGTATCCTTTCAAGAATTCTAGTTTCGTTGGAGGAGCCACAACACTCGACGTCATTAAGATGCGTGAGGAGGCAAAATCAGAGGCCACTAACCGTAAGAAGGTGAAGCCGAAGCAGACAAAACACACAGCAACATCAGAGGTCATAGATTTCGAATCTGTAGCTGCTGTTGTGAAAGAAAAAATGTCAGGCGATTTCTCGAGGATCGAGAGGCAAATTACCACGCTTAGAGAGACATTTATCATTTTCCAAAAAAACGTCCTAGACCAGTTTCAACTTTTGCTTCGCAAACTAGAGGATTCTAATAAGAGATCTGAAGCGCCATCATCTCCGCAGCCTGGCACTTGTTCCAATGGCAATGCAGATGTTCAGCACGCCGAGATAAGCCGCCAACCTTGCCATCCCGTGGGCACTAGCACTCCCTCCTTCGAAAATGATATAATATCGGAGGCTATAAGATTCGCTGACCAGTCAACCAATGTCTCAGTAGGT GTACCGAACGTGGGGGTACCTTCAGAAGCAGAGACTCCATCTGCAGTTGACGAGGCGACCATATTCCCAAACCAAACAACAGAAGACAAGGTTGAT TCGCAGGTTTTGAATGGAGAACCTGTCAATCAGAAGATGGTTCACACCGAGCCGGAGATATCACTTATCATGGACGCCGTCTTTGTAACTGATGACATTGCAGACCATCTTCCACCATCAAAGAACGCCACTACAGCTGCTGATAATGTTAGTTTCGAAACCTCGCCACTTTTTAACATGATAGGCTGTTTTCAAtatgtgttgtttttttttctgcgaTGTAGGCACTAA
- the LOC108824552 gene encoding precursor of secreted transmembrane peptide 7, giving the protein MGPKTSNKVALLLSLLLLILTLSSQVRVIEATSRKLASGRNIVYTPSSKSCGATHATWKKKKRGPCRRPPRTAPASYQSP; this is encoded by the exons atgGGTCCAAAAACATCAAATAAGGTTGCTCTCCTTTTATCTCTTCTCCTTTTGATTTTAACACTTTCCTCTCAAGTTAGAGTCATCGAGGCTACAAGCCGAAAACTTG CATCCGGAAGGAACATCGTGTATACTCCATCCTCAAAATCTTGCGGAGCGACCCACGCaacgtggaagaagaagaaacgcgGACCATGCAGACGTCCTCCAAGAACTGCTCCAGCTTCTTACCAATCACCATAA
- the LOC108824541 gene encoding enoyl-CoA delta isomerase 1, peroxisomal — MCTLEKRGRLFLLTLTGDGEHRLNPTLLDTIRSAITQIRSDPSSSQSVLITTSHGKFFSNGYDLALAETHPPLRAVMSAKLRSLVADLISLPMPTIAAVTGHAAAAGFLLAMSHDYVLMRRDRGFLYMSELDIGLVLPAWFVAMIRAKVGSPAARRDVALAAEKITADRGLEMGIVDSSYGSAAETVVAAVKLGEEIVRRGADGHVYGRMRETLLREVLYTIGSDETASSGVRNSGSKL, encoded by the coding sequence ATGTGTACACTGGAGAAGCGTGGTCGACTTTTCTTGCTGACACTCACCGGCGACGGCGAACACCGTCTCAACCCTACCTTACTCGACACCATCCGCTCCGCCATCACACAGATCCGCTCCGATCCATCGTCTTCACAATCGGTCCTCATCACAACCTCTCATGGAAAATTCTTCTCCAACGGCTACGATCTCGCCTTAGCCGAAACGCATCCTCCTCTCCGCGCCGTCATGTCCGCCAAACTCCGATCCTTAGTCGCCGATCTCATCTCCCTCCCAATGCCGACGATCGCCGCCGTAACCGGCCACGCCGCCGCCGCGGGGTTCCTCCTCGCGATGAGCCACGACTATGTGTTGATGCGTCGCGACAGAGGGTTTCTTTATATGAGTGAGCTTGATATCGGGCTCGTGCTTCCCGCGTGGTTTGTGGCGATGATCCGGGCGAAGGTCGGTTCTCCGGCGGCGAGGAGAGACGTGGCGTTGGCGGCGGAGAAAATTACGGCGGATCGGGGTTTGGAGATGGGAATCGTGGATTCTAGTTATGGTAGTGCGGCGGAGACGGTTGTAGCCGCCGTAAAGTTGGGAGAGGAGATAGTTCGACGTGGAGCTGATGGACACGTGTACGGTAGGATGAGGGAGACTCTTTTAAGAGAGGTTCTGTATACGATTGGTTCAGATGAGACCGCTTCCAGTGGAGTGCGAAACAGTGGATCTAAACTGTAG
- the LOC108841323 gene encoding serine/threonine-protein kinase ATM-like: protein MSSHNNSERRNNAEEVSPIAPTGLLRAIVFLILKFSSQVSIPSRDYLISMFSVFGPLDSSETHVSEEFRYAMIAFVCSDDAVEAVKSLKKANPFGQTLVRFGLQPKVISTLGNIPLVISKFYPTNVDSMKQNLLRMTEMLDKSRDRISRETREKLKSEIAVLLEKVISMPSSSSSS from the exons ATGTCATCACACAATAA TTCGGAGAGGAGAAATAATGCAGAAGAGGTTTCACCAATAGCACCTACTGGTTTACTCAGAGCAATTGTGTTTCTCATCTTGAAATTTTCCTCCCAAGTGTCAATCCCTTCAAGGGACTACCTAATATCGATGTTCTCAGTGTTTGGCCCTTTAGATTCTTCTGAAACACATGTTTCGGAAGAGTTTAGATACGCGATGATCGCCTTTGTGTGTAGTGATGACGCGGTAGAAGCAGTTAAAAGCTTGAAGAAAGCTAACCCATTTGGTCAGACCTTAGTGAGATTTGGGTTACAGCCGAAAGTGATTAGCACTCTAGGGAACATACCCCTAGTAATCTCAAAATTTTATCCAACGAATGTGGATTCGATGAAGCAGAATTTGTTGAGGATGACTGAAATGCTGGACAAGTCCAGGGATCGAATATCAAGGGAGACGAGGGAGAAACTAAAAAGCGAGATCGCGGTTCTTCTTGAAAAGGTTATTTCTATGCctagctcttcttcttcttcttga
- the LOC108822499 gene encoding 2-alkenal reductase (NADP(+)-dependent) isoform X1 — MEEVTVVENKKVILKNYVDGIPTETDMEVKIGDTIELKAPKGSSCFLVKNLYLSCDPYMRGRMRDFHGSYLPPFLPGQRIEGFGLARVIDSDDPNYTPGEVICGITGWEEYSLLRSSNELQLRKIQLDDDIPLSYHLGLLGMAGFTAYAGFYEICSPKKGESVFVSAASGAVGQLVGQLAKLHGCFVVGSAGSKQKVDLLKNKFGFDGAFNYKEEDDLDAALKRYFPEGINIYFDNVGGSMLDAALLNMKVRGRIALCGMVSLQSLSSSSQGINNLYNAIPKRVRLEGFLQSDYVNIFPQFLEHVKEYYKEGKIVYIEDMSEGLELAPAALVGLFSGKNVGKQVVRVANE, encoded by the exons atggaagaaGTTACAGTGGTGGAGAACAAGAAAGTGATACTAAAGAATTACGTAGATGGTATTCCTACAGAAACAGACATGGAAGTGAAGATTGGAGACACAATTGAGCTTAAGGCACCAAAAGGATCCTCTTGCTTCCTCGTCAAAAATCTCTACTTGTCTTGCGATCCTTACATGAGAGGTCGTATGCGCGATTTTCACGGCTCATACCTCCCTCCTTTTCTTCCTGGTCAA CGTATTGAAGGGTTCGGTTTAGCAAGGGTGATAGATTCTGATGATCCCAACTACACGCCCGGCGAGGTAATCTGCGGGATTACTGGTTGGGAAGAATACAGTTTGCTTCGCAGCTCAAATGAGTTACAGTTGAGAAAGATTCAGCTAGACGATGACATTCCACTTTCTTATCATCTTGGCCTTCTTG GAATGGCTGGATTTACAGCGTATGCAGGGTTCTATGAGATATGCTCTCCGAAAAAAGGGGAGAGTGTTTTTGTGTCTGCAGCTTCAGGAGCAGTAGGACAACTTGTTGGTCAGCTAGCTAAGTTGCATGGCTGCTTCGTTGTTGGGAGTGCTGGTAGCAAACAAAAG GTTGATCTTCTTAAAAACAAGTTTGGGTTTGATGGAGCTTTTAACTACAAGGAAGAGGATGATCTTGATGCTGCTTTGAAGAG GTATTTCCCGGAGGGGATCAATATCTACTTTGACAACGTGGGTGGATCCATGCTTGATGCAGCGCTCCTTAACATGAAGGTCCGTGGAAGAATCGCGCTCTGTGGAATGGTGTCTTTACAAAGCCTCTCAAGCTCATCACAAGGAATCAACAACCTGTACAACGCGATCCCCAAACGAGTAAGATTAGAAGGGTTCTTGCAAAGCGATTACGTCAATATTTTCCCGCAATTTCTTGAACATGTCAAAGAATATTACAAGGAAGGGAAGATTGTGTACATCGAAGATATGTCAGAAGGCCTCGAGCTTGCTCCTGCTGCACTTGTCGGATTGTTTTCTGGGAAAAATGTTGGTAAACAGGTCGTTAGGGTTGCTAATGAGTGA
- the LOC108822499 gene encoding 2-alkenal reductase (NADP(+)-dependent) isoform X2, whose protein sequence is MEEVTVVENKKVILKNYVDGIPTETDMEVKIGDTIELKAPKGSSCFLVKNLYLSCDPYMRGRMRDFHGSYLPPFLPGQRIEGFGLARVIDSDDPNYTPGEVICGITGWEEYSLLRSSNELQLRKIQLDDDIPLSYHLGLLGMAGFTAYAGFYEICSPKKGESVFVSAASGAVGQLVGQLAKLHGCFVVGSAGSKQKVDLLKNKFGFDGAFNYKEEDDLDAALKSLGLYSWGLHLQSTELCSVLFSGR, encoded by the exons atggaagaaGTTACAGTGGTGGAGAACAAGAAAGTGATACTAAAGAATTACGTAGATGGTATTCCTACAGAAACAGACATGGAAGTGAAGATTGGAGACACAATTGAGCTTAAGGCACCAAAAGGATCCTCTTGCTTCCTCGTCAAAAATCTCTACTTGTCTTGCGATCCTTACATGAGAGGTCGTATGCGCGATTTTCACGGCTCATACCTCCCTCCTTTTCTTCCTGGTCAA CGTATTGAAGGGTTCGGTTTAGCAAGGGTGATAGATTCTGATGATCCCAACTACACGCCCGGCGAGGTAATCTGCGGGATTACTGGTTGGGAAGAATACAGTTTGCTTCGCAGCTCAAATGAGTTACAGTTGAGAAAGATTCAGCTAGACGATGACATTCCACTTTCTTATCATCTTGGCCTTCTTG GAATGGCTGGATTTACAGCGTATGCAGGGTTCTATGAGATATGCTCTCCGAAAAAAGGGGAGAGTGTTTTTGTGTCTGCAGCTTCAGGAGCAGTAGGACAACTTGTTGGTCAGCTAGCTAAGTTGCATGGCTGCTTCGTTGTTGGGAGTGCTGGTAGCAAACAAAAG GTTGATCTTCTTAAAAACAAGTTTGGGTTTGATGGAGCTTTTAACTACAAGGAAGAGGATGATCTTGATGCTGCTTTGAAGAG TCTGGGACTGTACAGCTGGGGATTGCATTTGCAGAGTACGGAGCTCTGTTCTGTCCTCTTTTCCGGACGTTAG